The following nucleotide sequence is from Salvia miltiorrhiza cultivar Shanhuang (shh) chromosome 7, IMPLAD_Smil_shh, whole genome shotgun sequence.
TGGTCAAATCTTCATCTCTCGAGCTTGATTTTTCGGCATGGAGAAAGGATCTACTATCCTCCCTCCTCCGACTGCGGCCCCCGTTTTTCAGCGCAGACGAAGTTTTCGCGgttcgtgtatatatatatatatctctctctctagtgttatataaataattatatgtatTGCAGATATGCAAGGTGTTATAACGAAGATGAATCCGGAGGTGGTGAAGAGCGTGATTGGGAATGGCGGTTGGGATCGAAGAGATCATCAGCTGTTGCAGTTCCTTCTCCCCAATCGCCACTTTGCGATCCTAAACTTAGGTACTCATCGTTTTCTTCCTACTTTGTTTTCCTAGCCTGCATCAACTAATTTGGGTTTTTATTTACTACGTAGCCTGCGGTGTGGGGGTGATTATAAGAATGCTGAAAATACAGCTCCAATGACCATTTTCTACAACGGAGTGGTTTCTGTATTGACGTCTCTGCACGCAAGGTTCGTGTTTCCTTCTTCACGCAAATCAATCTGcaaatttattttagttatatatatttatcgatTCATTTAATAATATTTCAACAGGCACAGATATTCTCAAAGTTGCTGATGAAATACTACCTCCAAAATCGGCCGAAAACTTGGAATCCAACTCTCACACTGAAGAAATTTGCTTGAATCTCTCAATGGaggttgctttaatatttcgttttactcaatttattttaGAGGTTTTTTTTTcagttataataaataattttcggatatatacgtatatgtagATTTACCCATATCAAGGAAAAATTCTCTGCAAAGTTTCTGGAGAAGCGAAAGGAAAGGTTCGTattggatgattatttttttttcgtcAAGTAACTCTTTTTTAAATAGTGCCTGTCTTCACATTTGACTCTAATCGTATTATTATTTAAACTGtttcatttgattttatttgttttttttagatAATCATTTTATATTCTTTCCGTTATTATATAGCTTGTTTCATTTTCCGTATATGTCTCAAATATATAGActtatttctataaaaaatagtactcctccgtcccattaaagttggcaacatttctattttgggtgtcccactaaagttggccactttctaaaaatggcaaaagtttactttaattaagtcaacaattactcactaatttggtcaacaattgtaggccactttctaaaatgtcaaaattactttaattaagtcaacaattactcactaatttggtcaacaattgtaggccacactttATTAAACATATAACACTAAATTTCTTAATCTcgtgccgaaacgaatgttgccaaatttagcgggacggaggagTACTATCGTTTTTCACTTATTTACtaataatatattcttatttaactttttaatttgctaatcattaaataataaatatgacaTATTAAGAAGTTTACTTATATAGtttcattttcaataatttttcaGGATAAGATATTGATGAGATTTAAGATAAAATTGTCTCCAAATTTTCTACTGtaataaatgcaatataaaaATGATACGAAACTACTTCCTTTGTTTCACTTACACTGACACAATATAAATagacacaaaaattaagaaaattgtgTTGAGAGTGTAAAGTGTATAAGGATCAACACGTGTATAGTGATCACgtgctatttttagaaaatattattataaatgaaaaaattaaaaattaaagtgCAATATTGTAGGTTGGGCGGGAAGGAGTACCTATATGCCACCCCATTTTTTGAGGCGCGATCTGTTTTTTCGGGCGCTATTTTTTTAGGggtttataattaattagccATGTGATTTAATTCAGCATTAAATTTTACGATGCTGCCTAAAATGAGCAATATTGTTAGTGATAGTTGTTAATTAACTTTTAAAGTtaaatatctttaatttaagtcCATCATCGCacatctttaaaattatttgttcaattatccaaaaatatttttaaacagTCAAATTATTTCCCCCATGTTGCCGACTTACCGCTGTCTGGCTGATTAATGTGCAATTATTTAAGCCTAttattcccttttttttttttcggatcAGCTTTAATCGATATTTaagtttgaatttaaatttttcaGGGTTGACATTAATGAAGACGTAATAACATAATCGTGCAAAAACTAAGGTCGATAATTCTCTTTATTTCTTGATTAATTTTTCTGAGAATAACAAACACCTTTGGCACATGCATAAGGATTTCTATTTTTCTACATAAAACTTGACAAAATTAATATCACTGAAAATACCACAAAATTGCAACTCTAAATTCGTACtgaattattataaaaataagtgaAACACGTGCGTCAAATGTTAACGCGgttttgaatttgattgcaGGCTGATTACGGTGTCCCCATACTAAGATAGCTGTGGAAGTgggacaaaaaaaaatgaaggagAAGAAATAATATGTTGAAAAAACATAATTATTTATGCTAATTACGTTATTATATCAGAAAAGGACATGAATTATCTTCATGGGGAATCTTTGGTGGTTGGAACGGCAAGAAGCACGTTTTCAGTACTGGATTaggttttaatatttttttctttttaatacaGTACCTTCTTTCGTCGCAGTTTCGCGGTCAGCTGCTTTTTTCTGCGTCAAATTGATGGCTGCAGTTTCGCATTTTAGTCACGTGGATAATGTGGAATGCTACGACCACTATTTCATTATTGTACTATTATTAAATTAGTTGGCCTAGCTGAATACAATATTATTATAGTATTTGTATGTGTAGAGAAGTTGCTTGCAGTTGACTTTTTGTGTGCTATGTTTGGCTATGACCGAAAGAAAAGCCAAACTTTGACCAAGCACCTAATTGTTGACCCATTCAACTGTGGAAGATTTAATGTATCAAGATTTTGAGGCATGTGCTTCTTATTCTTGTTCAATAGGTACTTCGGTATTGTAGATTAGTGGTGGCGTGAGTAAAGGGTATATTaccaattttgaattttattggTAGCACAATTTGTTTCAAAGAGCTAACTCAATTTAGAAGGTGTTTAATTGGCTAAGCTTATTCAAAAgcttataatatattttaagagtttataagatataatgtttcaaaaatttataattgttaagacttaaaatatttgaataattaagcTTATGAATTAAAGAAAGAATtgtgagttagagagagaaaattaaaTAGACATAAAATTGATAGAGTATATGgtgtaaataataaattataataaaattatttctataaaatgattatttttaataaagtaacgaaaaaaataattagaattgaataatatattttataatttatattggcatttattactccctccgtccccgaatcttgacacgtatttctttttgagccgtcccacgaattttgacacatttctaaataaagtaataattagggaaaattgcaccaaaatacacaaactttatcgaaaatccatatttgacgcgaagttagaattttacattttaataaaccaatttaagaagttgttcaattttgacacatttttcaTTCCCCCCAAATTAAAATTTGACGTGGCGCCTACGTGTCTCTCCGGCACGCGCCACTCCGTTCGCCGGTAAGTTTGTTCTTCTCCAACTACTGTTCATCGCAAAAAAAAGGAGCCATTCTCTCCACCACCACCAGGCCATTCTCTCCAAATCGACGAGAATCTTCCACCAATCTGGAAAAATCTGGGGTAATTTGAAGTTCTCGATCNNNNNNNNNNNNNNNNNNNNNNNNNNNNNNNNNNNNNNNNNNNNNNNNNNNNNNNNNNNNNNNNNNNNNNNNNNNNNNNNNNNNNNNNNNNNNNNNNNNNAAGCTCGATTCGAGCTAGAACCctcaaatatttaaattttatattttaatttgaattgtaattttttaGATTCAGATTCGGTCTACATCGACCATGAATCttgttttaatatttataatatatatgatttttatttttatgtccaAACCTTAATATTGAGTCTATCTACTAATCTTCATATTCAGAAATCTCTAATCCCTCATCTCACAGCCTGACCTCATTCAAGATAAGTATATATTGTTGAATTTGAATATATCGTGTTGATTGATACTTAGATGATTGtgtattttcataatattttgaCTTATTTTAAAgtatattgtattttttaattgattatgatgtaaaaaaaatatttttgaatgaTTATAGGAAAGTCTAAACAATTATTAGAGTGTTTATTTGATTTAAGATTTATTTTAGAAgatgaaaaaaatatgaatcCTGGTTTGAAGCCGAAACCCTACGAATTCAAGCGAAACCCTATGAATTTTATGAATCTAGATTTAGATTTGATTTATGTGGACTATGAATTTGAAGCGAGTTGAGAGTGAAGTGAAAATTAAGTAAACGCAGCAAATTGTGATCGGTGGTGCAACACGTTAGTTGCAGTTGGCGTTGCCGTTGCTGCTCCCCAAATTGATCCCAACTAGAATTTGGAGTGCAGGGCATTTTGGTAATTTGAGAAAGCTCCAGCTAATATAAGCATGACATACGCTGACTTCACCCTTACGGACATGCTGTCTTTCGTCCACTTTATCCCCAATTTACCCCTCCTACCGTCCATCATTTACCAATTCATCTCTTGGATTAATACTAATCAAAAAGGTTTTGTTTTTGACGAAATAGACACACATAGGTGATTGGTTATTTTAACCGCTGCGGTAATTCCAATAGAGGAAGCAAACCTTTCGGAAGAGGAAAACAAGCCATGTTATTGTGTTGGTCCAACTTTTGTTTATTGTATGCGTCAAAgtaagtgagggagagagattgAGTCTTGTTCACGCCACCCAAATGCTATTTTTCATTTTACATTAATTTTATTCCCCCATTACTATAAAGAAGCCCAACTTTCCCCCTTACCTCTTAACACACCCTCTCTCTTGTTCTTGTGGCTTCTTCACCTCCTAGCCATACATAAACATATTTGCATGTGATGTGTGCATGAACTCTGAAATCAAGAGATGGAAAAAGTGAAGGTGGTGAAAAATGGGGTGTTGAGACTGCCACCTGGGTTCCGGTTTCACCCGACTGACGAAGAGCTGGTGGTACAATACTTGAAGCGCAAGGTGCTCTCCTACCCCGTCCCTGCTTCCATCATCCCCGAAGTCGATGTGTGCAAGTCCGACCCCTGGGATTTACCAGGTAATTGAATCATTAATTAATCTCCACAATTACAATTAATTGGGCTAATACATGATGGATACATGTAGGCGATTCGGAGCAGGAGAGGTACTTCTTCAGCACCAAACAAGTCAAGTACCCCAACGGCAACCGCTCCAACCGCGCCACCGTCTCCGGCTACTGGAAAGCAACCGGTTTGGACAAGCAATCGTGGGTACGAGGAGCCACCAGGTTGTCGGGATGAAGAAAACCCTCGTCTTCTACAGAGGCAAGCCGCCCAAGGGCTGCCGAACTGATTGGATCATGCATGAATACCGCCTCACTACCAAGGTCTGCTTCACTCAATTCCATCAATTACTACCCTTAATTTACCAACTAATATTTCTACTCTGTCTGCCACCAGGAAACCTGGGTTCTCTGCAGAATattcttcaagaggaggggcgCCCCTCCGCCGCCACCGGTATTCTACGATTTCATGGCCAACTCCAGCTCCGCCTCCGCCGCCAGCGGGATTACTCAGATTTCTTCATCGGAGGATCGCGAAGAAGAAAGCAGTAGCTGCAATAGTTTTCCCTCCACTTCTACAAGGAAGCAGTGTGTATAGAGTGCTACTaaacttagattttttttttttttaatcaaataacCAATATCATTAATGCTACGTCTCTGTTTTCTTGCACTCCTTCGTCATTATTTGTGTTTCAAATTAAGCCACTAAACTAAACCGGTCATAATCTTTTGCGGGGTTTCAACTGTTTCACCATGCAAAAAAGCAAAACATGATTCAAGAAAGTTATGTGAAAGCAGAGGATGGGCAAAAGTTAAAGATGGGAAGAAAAGTGGAGCATGTGCAAACACGAAATCTAGCTTACATAGATTCAactttttcgtttttctttaaaataaagGGGAAAAAAATAGACAAGTATTTTTTTACCTAGCACGAGAATAAGAACATAATCTTTGCAAGATCGGTACATATATGAGCATGGCATGGGATTCCTTGGAACCTAAAAAAGGCAATTTTTACAAGAATCGAGTTCCCCAGCAAAGAAATTGAATATTGATAATGCTATGAATTTGGGATTTGGAAATCCTAGTACCCGAATCACAAGCAACGAAATTAGGCTTCTTTTCTTGGGGGAACAGAAATAACTAAACTTTGAAAACAGAAGAACAGTAGGTGAGTAGAGTCTTAAAATTAGTGGAAATTCTTCACAAGCAGGCAAGGCAATCATCTCCCACAAGTTATTTCATTATCTAATCACTTTGATTGGCTAAGCCAACCTTTATTTCAATTCTTTGGGCCATCTATGCTACAAAGCCATATCTGATTGGACACAAACAATTAAAAATCagtagtatatatattatacatgtGTGCGCCTAATGGATTTGTTGAAAAATTAGCACAAATTTAGCAAAATGATTCTCCAACATCTTCCAACTACTATAATAAAACTTGACTACTTCATTCTTAATTATAAAAATCGGACCTAATTAAGCACggaaaaaagtatatatattaatgaatTGAATACAATAGTCTAGTGTGTTACGTACAAGCATCGGACATGCAAGGTCCTCCCCAGTAGTAGTTGACTCACCCTTCAGCATGCGCATATACCAAATATTTTTCTACAACTACTAGTATATGTATATCAGCCCTAATCACACAAGAAGaagaatattatttataaactataagaaaacagaaaaaatcatgatttaaatattttacacTGTCGATAGCTATCATTCAATACTAGCTTAAtgttatgtgatgatttgagaaAGGCATACCCATATCCATATGATTGATGAGATCATGCAAAGGAAAATAGAAATAATCCAATTGAGTGACAAGTGGATGCTGGAGGGATTATGGGCGGCATATAGTACAATTAAGAGTGATAATTGTCCAGAATTATTAACCTAATTGCAACAAGGGAAGAAACATCTACAAAAAGggcaaattttgaaaaatataaaaaacacatAGAAACAGAACACTAAAGTATTAAAATTGCCGACCAAACTTCCTTGTGACTGTGGTACAAAATTATCTAAGGCCTGTTGGAGTTCTTCACGTCACCCTTTCTATAAGTTTATATCACTTTTCCATACACATTTCGTTTTCATGTCATGTCTCACAGAAAAGATGGAAGGCAAAGGTGGCATTTTTATTACAAATTCTCCGCATAACATTTTCTATTCTTTCTCTACAAAGTATAAAAATCAAATTGTAATTGATGGAATTCACAATTGATAATCAAATTCAGGAAAAATACTAGTACCATTTTATATCCCATGTTTGAATTTTTCTCAAAATTGTACCTTGAGCATGCGAAATTGCAA
It contains:
- the LOC130991177 gene encoding LOW QUALITY PROTEIN: NAC domain-containing protein 83-like (The sequence of the model RefSeq protein was modified relative to this genomic sequence to represent the inferred CDS: inserted 1 base in 1 codon), with protein sequence MEKVKVVKNGVLRLPPGFRFHPTDEELVVQYLKRKVLSYPVPASIIPEVDVCKSDPWDLPGDSEQERYFFSTKQVKYPNGNRSNRATVSGYWKATGLDKXIVGTRSHQVVGMKKTLVFYRGKPPKGCRTDWIMHEYRLTTKETWVLCRIFFKRRGAPPPPPVFYDFMANSSSASAASGITQISSSEDREEESSSCNSFPSTSTRKQCV